Proteins encoded within one genomic window of Deinococcus aerophilus:
- a CDS encoding DUF418 domain-containing protein, translating into MTAPSSLPPDAVPPEQAGPPASPRGPVRRRAPLPDVLRGVALLGILLVNAQDFAGFREWTQTGADRAVQVLTDVFANGRFISIFAMLFGWGASGLLARQGAGVFLRRHLVLLAVGTLHYVLVWHGDIISLYAVVAFALLFTLRLNVRGLLWLAGGLGVWWLGLGVLEGLAALERGMEAARFSGLPPLDSGETYGAVVTERAVDFLGNLIGGALYNGAWLLALFCLGAAARQAGVLLRPHEHLRLLRGLSVWGLVIGLPLGGLLAWMNTRGDYASGVLSVPVRMGGGLASALGYVGIIGLLTVRERLGPLEAFAASGRVAMSNYLAQSVVMTAVFYPYAGAQFGRWGAAAAVGLALVLALAQLPLSAWWLRRFGTGPLEWLVRRLVYGRTRQGG; encoded by the coding sequence ATGACCGCCCCGTCTTCCCTGCCGCCGGACGCCGTTCCACCCGAACAGGCCGGGCCACCCGCCTCGCCGCGCGGTCCGGTGCGTCGGCGGGCGCCGTTGCCGGACGTCCTGCGGGGCGTGGCGCTGCTGGGCATTCTGCTCGTGAATGCACAGGACTTCGCAGGGTTCCGTGAATGGACCCAGACCGGGGCCGACCGCGCTGTTCAGGTACTTACCGATGTCTTCGCCAACGGGCGCTTTATCAGCATCTTTGCCATGCTGTTCGGCTGGGGAGCGTCGGGCCTGCTCGCGCGGCAGGGAGCGGGCGTGTTCCTGCGCCGCCACCTGGTGCTGCTGGCGGTGGGCACGCTGCATTACGTGCTGGTGTGGCACGGCGACATCATCTCGCTGTACGCCGTGGTGGCCTTTGCCCTGCTGTTCACCCTGCGCCTGAACGTGCGCGGCCTGCTGTGGCTGGCCGGGGGGCTGGGCGTATGGTGGCTGGGGCTGGGCGTGCTCGAAGGTCTGGCCGCGCTGGAGCGCGGGATGGAGGCGGCCCGTTTTTCTGGCCTGCCCCCACTGGACAGCGGGGAGACCTACGGAGCCGTGGTGACCGAGCGAGCGGTCGACTTCCTGGGCAACCTGATCGGCGGCGCCCTGTACAACGGCGCGTGGCTGCTGGCCCTGTTCTGCTTGGGCGCGGCGGCGCGGCAGGCCGGGGTGCTGCTGCGTCCGCACGAACATCTGCGCCTGCTGCGCGGGCTCTCGGTCTGGGGCCTCGTGATCGGGCTGCCGCTGGGGGGCCTGCTCGCGTGGATGAACACGCGCGGCGATTACGCCAGCGGCGTGCTGTCGGTTCCGGTGCGCATGGGAGGAGGACTGGCCAGTGCGCTGGGATATGTGGGCATTATCGGCCTGCTGACGGTGCGGGAGCGGCTGGGACCGCTGGAGGCCTTCGCGGCGAGCGGGCGGGTCGCCATGAGCAATTACCTCGCGCAGAGCGTGGTCATGACCGCCGTGTTCTATCCCTATGCCGGAGCGCAGTTCGGGCGCTGGGGAGCGGCGGCGGCGGTGGGGCTGGCGCTGGTCCTGGCACTGGCCCAGCTGCCGCTCAGCGCGTGGTGGCTGCGCCGTTTTGGAACCGGACCTCTGGAGTGGCTGGTGCGGCGACTGGTGTATGGCCGGACCCGGCAAGGCGGGTAA
- a CDS encoding Jag family protein produces the protein MDNRTNLDDYLAGLGISDAEESAPLPPAPDTTAAPLPDAANESPKAVLERFLRGLIARIDPELSVTVRETEEALEAEISGENAARLAGRDGRTLGAIEVIAYTVLAKQEGRGDLRVRVDVGGFRRRQADTLTKLAERLAIGVAKSGEPHELQPMPAAERRVIHIALKEHPDVMSESVGEGAARRLIIRPRHS, from the coding sequence ATGGACAACCGGACGAACCTTGACGACTACCTCGCGGGGCTGGGCATCAGCGACGCGGAGGAGAGTGCGCCGCTGCCGCCCGCGCCGGACACCACCGCCGCGCCCCTGCCGGACGCCGCAAACGAGTCCCCCAAGGCCGTCCTGGAACGCTTCCTGCGCGGCCTGATCGCCCGCATTGACCCCGAACTGAGCGTGACCGTCCGTGAAACGGAGGAGGCCCTGGAGGCCGAGATCAGCGGGGAAAACGCCGCCCGGCTCGCCGGACGCGACGGCCGCACCCTGGGAGCCATCGAGGTGATCGCGTACACCGTGCTTGCCAAGCAGGAAGGCCGCGGCGACCTGCGCGTGCGCGTGGATGTGGGCGGCTTCCGCCGGCGGCAGGCCGACACCCTGACCAAGCTTGCCGAGCGCCTCGCCATCGGGGTGGCCAAGAGCGGCGAGCCCCACGAGCTGCAGCCCATGCCCGCCGCCGAGCGGCGCGTCATCCACATCGCCCTCAAGGAACACCCCGACGTCATGAGCGAGTCCGTGGGCGAGGGCGCGGCCCGGCGCCTGATTATCCGGCCGCGCCACAGCTGA
- the prmC gene encoding peptide chain release factor N(5)-glutamine methyltransferase has protein sequence MPTLRDHLLSAVHRLRGAGVPSPEADARALVLGALNLSPTALLLRGADPVDPDDAARLEALLRRREDRVPLQYLLGPLEWGGVQLRVDGRALIPRPETEWLLHLALQNLPAHAVPRVADVGTGTGALALGVQAARPGAHVTATDLSAAALDLARENSALNALNVTFVQTDLLTGVTGPFDLIVSNPPYLPDTDRAGADPEVRYDPDLALYSGPDGLALARRLAPQARSRLGPGGVLWLELDPRNAPAFAAELRPQGWNTTVHADLTGRGRFVRAVPVSLTQE, from the coding sequence ATGCCCACCCTGCGCGACCACCTCCTGAGCGCCGTTCACCGCCTGCGTGGGGCGGGCGTGCCCTCGCCCGAGGCCGACGCCCGGGCGCTGGTGCTGGGGGCGCTGAACCTCTCCCCCACCGCGTTGCTGCTGCGCGGCGCGGATCCGGTCGACCCCGACGACGCCGCGCGGCTGGAGGCCCTGCTGCGGCGGCGTGAGGACCGCGTGCCGCTGCAGTACCTGCTTGGCCCGCTGGAGTGGGGCGGCGTGCAGCTGCGGGTGGACGGGCGGGCACTGATTCCCCGGCCCGAGACCGAGTGGCTGCTGCACCTGGCCCTGCAGAACCTCCCCGCGCACGCCGTCCCACGGGTGGCCGATGTGGGCACCGGCACCGGCGCGCTGGCCCTGGGCGTGCAGGCGGCCCGGCCCGGCGCGCACGTTACCGCCACCGACCTCAGCGCGGCGGCACTGGACCTTGCCCGCGAGAACAGTGCTCTGAACGCCCTGAACGTCACCTTCGTCCAGACGGACCTGCTGACCGGCGTGACCGGCCCGTTTGACCTGATCGTCAGCAATCCGCCGTACCTGCCCGACACCGACCGCGCCGGGGCCGATCCGGAAGTGCGGTATGACCCCGACCTGGCGCTGTATTCCGGCCCGGACGGGCTGGCCCTGGCCCGCCGCCTGGCCCCGCAGGCCCGCAGCCGCCTGGGTCCGGGCGGCGTGCTGTGGCTGGAACTCGACCCGCGCAATGCCCCCGCCTTCGCCGCCGAGCTGCGCCCTCAGGGCTGGAACACCACCGTCCACGCCGACCTGACCGGACGTGGACGCTTCGTGCGGGCAGTGCCGGTCTCCCTCACCCAGGAATGA
- a CDS encoding VC0807 family protein, which produces MSDPASSATPPQSNPPQKARTRVPKTVWDLVFTLLIPILILSPNILGSGISISDTVFGGGTGGNVRAYLLAALIPVVYVLWDLGVNRNVSPVALIGGAGAIFSGALAFWYVDGFWYAIKDSARSYLTGILFLISAATSVPLFRVFLDAASIGEKPEDRAATQQAMRDPGVHRGLVLGTVVFAVVDLIGGVVNSVVNYARVTAKFGTDDFNAQIAAVNAIMRVPGLVISLVGVFAAIWFVQNAVKRRYGPDASLLEPAKLAAAMRERGELRA; this is translated from the coding sequence ATGAGCGACCCGGCCTCTTCCGCAACCCCGCCCCAGTCCAATCCACCCCAGAAGGCCCGCACCCGCGTGCCCAAGACCGTGTGGGATCTGGTGTTCACCCTGCTGATTCCCATCCTGATTCTCAGCCCCAACATCCTGGGCAGCGGCATCAGCATCTCGGACACCGTGTTTGGCGGCGGCACCGGCGGCAACGTGCGGGCCTACCTGCTCGCCGCGCTGATTCCGGTCGTGTACGTGCTGTGGGACCTGGGGGTCAACCGCAACGTCAGCCCGGTGGCCCTGATCGGCGGAGCGGGCGCGATCTTCTCAGGAGCGCTCGCCTTCTGGTACGTGGACGGCTTCTGGTACGCCATCAAGGACAGCGCGCGCTCGTACCTCACCGGCATCCTGTTTCTGATCAGCGCGGCGACCAGCGTGCCCCTGTTCCGGGTGTTTCTGGACGCTGCCAGCATCGGTGAGAAGCCCGAGGACCGCGCCGCCACCCAGCAGGCCATGCGCGACCCTGGCGTTCACCGTGGGCTGGTGCTGGGCACGGTGGTCTTCGCGGTGGTGGACCTGATCGGCGGGGTGGTCAACAGCGTGGTCAACTACGCCCGCGTGACCGCCAAATTCGGCACCGACGACTTCAATGCCCAGATTGCCGCCGTGAACGCCATCATGCGCGTGCCGGGGCTGGTGATCAGTCTGGTGGGCGTGTTCGCCGCCATCTGGTTTGTGCAGAACGCGGTCAAGCGCCGCTACGGGCCGGACGCCAGCCTGCTGGAACCCGCCAAGCTCGCCGCCGCGATGCGCGAACGCGGAGAGCTGCGGGCGTAG
- a CDS encoding NAD(P)-dependent alcohol dehydrogenase: protein MTSTESVSTTPAAPEPRTSRTSVLHGTHDLRWETRTVAAPGPREVRVRVRRIGVCGSDVHYYTHGRIGSFVVEAPLVLGHEVMGVVEAVGEGVTRVGVGDRVALEPGVPCRRCVYCKRGEYNLCPGMTFMATPPVDGALGEYVLWPDDFVFPLPDTLSDDAGALLEPLAVGVWAARRGEVGPGDRVAVFGAGPIGCTTIQAARAAGATTIIAVDLEDFRLDLARRVGATHTINARTADVLAVIHELTRGDLPLSHAGVDVAFETAGSLPTTRLTLAAPRPGGRAVLVGLPPDPEVSLDIVSAASREATLRGVFRYANCYPAAIALVQSGAVDLDALVTHRYAFGDTPEAFAFADREKRASMKVMIEVG from the coding sequence ATGACCTCCACGGAATCTGTCTCGACCACCCCCGCCGCCCCCGAACCCCGGACCTCACGGACCAGCGTGCTGCACGGCACCCATGATCTGCGCTGGGAGACGCGCACGGTGGCTGCCCCCGGCCCGCGCGAGGTGCGGGTGCGGGTGCGTCGCATCGGCGTGTGCGGCAGCGACGTGCATTACTACACCCACGGTCGCATCGGATCATTCGTGGTGGAGGCGCCGCTGGTGCTGGGCCACGAGGTGATGGGCGTGGTCGAGGCGGTGGGCGAGGGCGTGACCCGCGTCGGGGTGGGGGACCGGGTGGCGCTGGAGCCGGGCGTGCCGTGCCGGCGGTGCGTGTACTGCAAACGCGGCGAGTACAACCTGTGTCCCGGCATGACCTTCATGGCGACGCCGCCGGTCGACGGAGCGCTGGGCGAGTACGTGCTGTGGCCCGACGACTTCGTTTTCCCGCTGCCCGATACCCTCAGCGACGACGCGGGCGCGCTGCTCGAACCGCTGGCGGTGGGGGTGTGGGCGGCGCGCAGGGGCGAGGTGGGGCCGGGTGACCGGGTGGCGGTGTTCGGCGCCGGGCCGATCGGCTGCACCACCATCCAGGCGGCGCGCGCGGCGGGAGCGACCACCATCATCGCCGTCGATCTGGAGGACTTCCGGCTGGACCTGGCCCGCCGGGTGGGGGCCACCCACACCATCAATGCCCGCACGGCCGACGTGCTGGCCGTGATCCACGAGCTGACCCGCGGTGACCTGCCGCTTTCCCATGCCGGAGTGGACGTGGCCTTCGAGACCGCCGGCAGCCTGCCCACCACCCGGCTGACCCTGGCCGCGCCGCGCCCCGGGGGCCGGGCGGTGCTCGTGGGTCTGCCGCCCGATCCGGAAGTCAGCCTGGACATCGTGTCGGCGGCCAGCCGCGAGGCGACCCTGCGGGGGGTCTTCCGTTACGCCAACTGCTACCCCGCCGCCATCGCGCTCGTCCAGAGCGGCGCGGTGGATCTGGACGCCCTGGTCACCCACCGCTACGCCTTTGGGGACACCCCCGAGGCCTTCGCCTTCGCGGACCGCGAGAAGAGGGCGAGCATGAAGGTCATGATCGAGGTCGGCTGA
- a CDS encoding mannitol dehydrogenase family protein encodes MVKLTSSALNHLGPTVAVPAYDPATLTAGIVHFGVGGFHRSHEAMYLDRLLNSGQGQEWAVCGVGVLPSDAHMRDVLAAQDQLYTLVTRSPDGHSEVRVIGAIVDFLLAPDDPEAVLARLADPATRIVSLTVTEGGYSINNATGEFDASGADIRHDLTAGATPRTVFGFITEGLRRRRDRGLPPFTVMSCDNIQGNGHVTQRMLTAFARLKDPELGDWIERHVAFPNSMVDRITPATTDRDREELAAQFGIEDAWPVVAESFTQWVLEDHFSMGRPALETVGVQVVADVEPYELMKLRLLNASHQALGFLGLLAGYTHVHEACAHPLFVEFLLGYMAREATPTLRPVPGMDLEAYRHELIDRFASTAIQDTLSRLIFDGSERIPKFLLPVVREQLERGGEIERAALVVAAWSVYIGGVTEGLFPPLQDQRAAQLTDAVAREAQQPGAFLELTGVFGDLGQHERFRSAYLEARASLRGHGALGALQAVLDRPVAPPGAAARSGSLP; translated from the coding sequence ATGGTTAAACTCACGTCCTCGGCCCTGAACCACCTTGGCCCGACCGTGGCCGTTCCGGCCTACGACCCCGCCACCCTGACTGCGGGCATCGTTCACTTCGGGGTGGGGGGCTTTCACCGCTCGCACGAGGCGATGTACCTCGACCGGCTGCTGAACTCCGGCCAGGGGCAGGAGTGGGCCGTCTGCGGCGTGGGGGTGCTGCCCTCCGACGCCCACATGCGCGACGTGCTGGCGGCGCAGGACCAGCTGTATACGCTGGTGACCCGCTCGCCGGACGGCCACAGCGAGGTCCGGGTGATCGGGGCCATCGTGGACTTTCTGCTCGCGCCGGACGATCCGGAGGCGGTGCTGGCCAGACTCGCCGATCCCGCCACCCGCATCGTCTCGCTCACCGTCACCGAGGGCGGCTACAGCATCAACAACGCGACCGGCGAGTTCGATGCCTCGGGCGCGGACATCCGGCACGACCTGACGGCGGGGGCCACGCCGCGCACCGTCTTCGGCTTCATCACCGAGGGGCTGCGCCGCAGGCGTGACCGGGGCCTGCCGCCTTTCACCGTGATGTCCTGCGACAACATCCAGGGCAACGGACACGTCACGCAGCGGATGCTCACGGCCTTTGCGCGCCTGAAGGACCCGGAACTGGGTGACTGGATCGAGCGGCATGTCGCCTTTCCGAACTCGATGGTGGACCGCATCACGCCGGCGACCACCGACCGTGACCGTGAGGAACTGGCCGCGCAATTCGGCATCGAGGATGCGTGGCCGGTGGTTGCCGAGAGCTTCACGCAGTGGGTGTTAGAAGACCACTTCAGCATGGGGCGGCCCGCGCTGGAAACCGTGGGCGTGCAGGTGGTGGCCGACGTCGAACCGTACGAGCTGATGAAGCTGCGGCTGCTCAATGCCTCGCACCAGGCCCTGGGGTTTCTGGGCCTGCTGGCCGGGTATACCCATGTCCACGAGGCGTGCGCCCACCCGCTGTTCGTGGAGTTCCTGCTGGGCTACATGGCCCGCGAGGCGACGCCGACGCTGCGGCCCGTGCCCGGCATGGACCTGGAGGCCTACCGGCACGAGCTGATTGACCGCTTTGCCAGCACCGCCATTCAGGACACCCTGTCCCGCCTGATCTTCGACGGCTCCGAGCGGATTCCCAAATTCCTGCTGCCGGTGGTGCGCGAACAGCTGGAGCGCGGCGGTGAGATCGAGCGGGCGGCGCTGGTGGTCGCGGCCTGGAGCGTGTACATCGGGGGAGTGACCGAGGGCCTTTTCCCGCCCCTGCAGGACCAACGGGCGGCCCAGCTGACGGACGCGGTGGCCCGGGAAGCGCAGCAGCCGGGCGCGTTTCTGGAATTGACCGGGGTCTTCGGCGACCTGGGCCAGCACGAACGTTTTCGGTCTGCCTATCTGGAAGCGCGCGCCAGCCTGCGCGGGCATGGAGCCCTGGGCGCGCTGCAGGCGGTGCTGGACCGGCCGGTGGCCCCTCCCGGAGCCGCAGCGCGCTCCGGCTCCCTGCCGTAG
- a CDS encoding nucleoside/nucleotide kinase family protein produces MTDPLSGPPVLRATTADLAARVQALAMPGGRTVLGLTGAPGAGKSTLCTALAGALGTQAAVVGMDGFHLANAELERLGRRDRKGAPDTFDAGGYAALLARLRAGGEDTVYAPAFDRTLEESIGSAVPVPAGTPLILTEGNYLLLEDPPWPEVRRQLDTVWFLEVPDEVRVPRLISRHVAFGKTSAQAEAWAAQVDGRNAARIQASRSRADLIVQWTG; encoded by the coding sequence ATGACTGATCCCCTGTCCGGCCCGCCCGTCCTGCGGGCCACCACCGCCGACCTCGCGGCGCGGGTTCAGGCGCTGGCCATGCCGGGTGGGCGCACGGTTCTGGGCCTCACGGGAGCGCCCGGCGCCGGCAAATCGACCCTGTGTACGGCACTGGCCGGGGCACTGGGCACGCAGGCAGCGGTGGTCGGTATGGACGGATTTCACCTCGCAAACGCCGAACTGGAACGGCTGGGCCGCCGGGACCGCAAGGGGGCCCCCGACACCTTCGACGCAGGCGGCTACGCGGCGCTGCTCGCGCGGCTGCGCGCGGGCGGCGAGGACACGGTTTACGCCCCGGCCTTTGACCGCACGCTGGAAGAGTCCATCGGCAGCGCGGTGCCGGTGCCCGCCGGGACCCCGCTGATCCTCACCGAGGGCAATTACCTGCTGCTGGAGGACCCCCCGTGGCCCGAGGTGCGCCGCCAGCTGGACACGGTGTGGTTTCTGGAGGTGCCGGACGAGGTGCGGGTGCCCCGGCTGATTTCGCGCCACGTGGCGTTCGGCAAGACTTCCGCACAGGCCGAGGCCTGGGCCGCGCAGGTGGACGGGCGCAACGCCGCGCGGATTCAGGCCTCGCGCTCCCGGGCCGACCTGATTGTGCAGTGGACCGGCTGA
- a CDS encoding carbohydrate ABC transporter permease — protein MTTAPARPAINHAARTRGRNAVLTVITYLIAIAFLFPLVWMFLAAFKTEAEAFASPPVFVFTPILENFQNALPSYFPALKNSLVAAIGSTVLAFVLGLPAAFALAVYPTTRAQGTLTWMLSTKMMPAVGVIVPLFLLFRNLQLLDTLPGLILMYTTMNLPLVVWMMHSYMTEIPFAIYEAAKVDGASVAQEFFRIALPLSTPGMAATALLAVIFAWNEVFFAVNLTSSDAAPLSVFISSYKTSMGLFWAQMSAAAALTVLPVLIFGWVAQRQLVRGLSFGAVK, from the coding sequence ATGACCACCGCACCCGCCAGACCGGCCATCAACCACGCCGCCCGCACCCGGGGCCGCAACGCTGTGCTGACCGTCATCACCTACCTCATCGCCATCGCCTTCCTGTTTCCGCTGGTGTGGATGTTCCTGGCCGCCTTCAAGACCGAGGCCGAGGCCTTTGCCAGCCCGCCCGTCTTCGTCTTCACGCCGATTCTGGAAAACTTCCAGAACGCGCTGCCCAGCTACTTTCCGGCCCTGAAGAACAGTCTGGTGGCGGCCATCGGCAGCACCGTGCTCGCCTTCGTGCTGGGGTTGCCGGCCGCCTTTGCGCTGGCGGTCTATCCCACCACCCGGGCACAGGGCACGCTGACGTGGATGCTGTCCACCAAGATGATGCCGGCGGTGGGTGTGATCGTGCCGCTGTTCTTGCTGTTCCGCAATCTGCAGCTGCTCGATACCCTGCCCGGACTGATCCTGATGTACACCACCATGAACCTGCCGCTGGTCGTGTGGATGATGCACTCGTACATGACCGAGATTCCGTTCGCCATCTACGAGGCCGCCAAGGTGGACGGCGCGTCGGTGGCGCAGGAGTTCTTCCGGATCGCGCTGCCGCTGTCCACGCCGGGCATGGCCGCCACCGCGCTGCTCGCGGTGATCTTCGCGTGGAACGAGGTCTTCTTCGCCGTCAACCTGACGAGTTCGGACGCCGCGCCGCTGAGCGTCTTTATCAGCTCGTACAAGACCAGCATGGGTCTGTTCTGGGCGCAGATGAGCGCCGCCGCCGCGCTGACCGTGCTGCCGGTACTGATCTTCGGATGGGTGGCCCAGCGTCAGCTGGTGCGCGGCCTGAGCTTCGGGGCCGTCAAGTAG